The sequence below is a genomic window from Polyangiaceae bacterium.
CAACAGTGGCGCACCCGTGAAGGCGTTCGCCGCCGACGTACAGCCCATCTTCGATGCCAGCTGCGCCACCGCCAAGTGCCACGCGGGCGCCACCGCGGAAGCGAACCTCGATTTGACCGGCGGCAATGCCTACGCGGCGCTGGTGGGTGTGGCGACGGATCAGTGCAATGGCAATCGCGTGCGCGTCACCGCCAGCTCACCGGCCGACAGCTACCTGATGAACAAGCTCACCGGTCACGGCATGTGCACCGGCAAGCGGATGCCGAAGGACAAGCCCGCGCTGGCGCAGACGGACATCGACACCGTGGCCGCGTGGATCTGCGCTGGCGCCAACGACGACTGAAACGTGTGCGGCGCTTGCCGCCAAGAGGTCCCTCTTGGCGGCGGCGCGGGACACGGTGGTTCCGCGCCGCACCAACAAACAAATGTCAGTTGGTGTCGATGCGGCGAGGAGCGCCGGATTGGAAGTCCACGGCGAGGCGCGACACGCTGGCCAAGCGCTTGCCGGTGCGGACCATGTCGATGTTCTCGACGAACTCCACGTCTATTTGCATGTCGCTGCCCAGGTACTCGCGGAAGGTCGCGAGGATCTCTTGCAGCGCGTCGTCGGAGTAGCGTCCGCCCTTCACCACGCGGAAGGTCATGGCGCCCTCGCGCTCCTGCACCACCTGGAAGCGCTGGATGGCGTGGTCGAACTCCTTCAGGTAGTGCGCGAAGAAGGTCCCCGGCACGTAACGGCGATCGGTTCCCTGGATGATGGACTGCACGCGCCCTTCGATGCTGCCCAGGAGCGGTAGACCGCGGCCGCAGGGGCACTCGAAGTCGGGGTCCATGGCCACGGCCAGGTCGCCGATGCGATAGCGGATGAAGGGCAGGCAGAAGTTGTTGAGGTCCGTGACCACGACCTCGCCGACCTCTCCGGGGCGGGCCGGCTCTCCGTCCCGCAAGATCTCCACGATGTAGCCCTCGCCCACGATGTGATGCCCGGTGTGCGCCTCGCACTCGTAGGCAATGCCGGAGAACTCGCGAGAGCCGTACTTGTCGAACACCTTGCAGCCGAAGGCTTCCTCGATGAGCTTGCGGCTGGTCTCGGGCAAGGTTTGAGCGCTGCTCATGAGGGCGCGCGGGCGCACGTCCACGTTGCCCTTGGTCTTCAGGTAGTGCGCGAGAAAATCGAGGGCCTCGGCGTAGCCGTCCATCAGCACCGGCTTCCAGTCGGCGATCTCGCGCACCATCTCGTCGAGCTTGTCGTCGCTCATCTCGAACACCGGGATGAACTTGCGGCGAGAGAGCTTGGCGTCGAGCTGCTCCTTCAGAGCTTGGCTCTTGCTCATGCCGAGCGTCTGGTGCCAGAGGCGCACACTGGGGTCGCCGAACTCGTAGCCCGTCCACTCTTGTGAGCGCAATGTGGCGGACCAACGGAACTCCAGCTGAGCCCGATCCGCGAAGCACACGAAGGGCTCGCCCGTGGAGCCGCTGGTGGTGATGCGCAGCACCTCGTCCTTGTCGTGGTTCTCGCTCAGGATGTCGAAGTAGACGTGGTCCCGCACGTCCTGCTTGGTCAAGAACGGCAGCTTGTAGAGATCCGCCTGGCCTCGGATGTCCTCCGGGCGGATGCCGGCTTCCCGCATGCGGTGTCGGTAGTAGGGCACGTTGCGGTACGCGTGGCGCACCAGGCGGCGGAGCTTTTCGTCCTGCAAGTCCCGGAGGTGCGTGGGGGAAAGCCACTGCGTCTTGCGCAAGAGCTCGTAGTAGCGCTCTACGTCCCGCGTGATCATCCAGTGGGTCTGGTTGAAGAAGCCGAGATACGCCTGCCATTCCACGCGGCGCGCCGGGCTCATCGGCTTGCTGCGATCCACCACAGGGTGGCGTCGAAGGAACTGCTCCGAGACGTCCTTCGGCTTTTGCCGGATGCGGTACTCCCACGCCGCCTTGCCCAGATCCACCAAGGCCTTGGCGGACGCCCGATACGCAGTCCCGTCCAAGAAGCTCTTACCGGCGCGGCGGTTCTCGAACAGCGTTTCGATTTGCTTGTAGGAGTAGCCCTTGGCGTGGGCCGCCACCATGATGAACGACTGCCAGTAATAGTAGTGGCCGCGATAGGTGAGCAGATCTTCCATCACCTCCTTGGCGCACATCACGAACCCGCTCTTGTTGTCTTGCAGGTCCATGCCAAAGGTCTTGTTCAAGAGCGTGTTGAGACCGCGGCTCAAGTTGTAGCGCGTGCCCCGCTCTCGCCCGACGGCGCTGCGCCAGCCCTGCACCACGTCCACGCTGTGCTCGAGGAGCGCGTGGTACAGGCGCAGGAGGTCCTCCGGCTGGTACTGGAGGTCGGCGTCGATCACCGCCACCACGGGCGCTCGAGCGGCCCCCACACCCGTCTTCCAGCCATGGGCGATGCCCATGTTCTGCGGGTGGAAGCGCCCGACGACCTCCCCGGGGTACTCTTTCTCGGCTTGCTCGATGGCGGCGCGGGTGCCGTCGGAGCTACCGTCGTCCACCAGGATCAGCTCACCCTTGAGCTTGCCGCGGCGGAAGACCTCGACCACGCGGCGGGAGAGCTCGG
It includes:
- a CDS encoding glycosyltransferase, with translation MVRPLSMENFALSVIAPCFNEELNIPELSRRVVEVFRRGKLKGELILVDDGSSDGTRAAIEQAEKEYPGEVVGRFHPQNMGIAHGWKTGVGAARAPVVAVIDADLQYQPEDLLRLYHALLEHSVDVVQGWRSAVGRERGTRYNLSRGLNTLLNKTFGMDLQDNKSGFVMCAKEVMEDLLTYRGHYYYWQSFIMVAAHAKGYSYKQIETLFENRRAGKSFLDGTAYRASAKALVDLGKAAWEYRIRQKPKDVSEQFLRRHPVVDRSKPMSPARRVEWQAYLGFFNQTHWMITRDVERYYELLRKTQWLSPTHLRDLQDEKLRRLVRHAYRNVPYYRHRMREAGIRPEDIRGQADLYKLPFLTKQDVRDHVYFDILSENHDKDEVLRITTSGSTGEPFVCFADRAQLEFRWSATLRSQEWTGYEFGDPSVRLWHQTLGMSKSQALKEQLDAKLSRRKFIPVFEMSDDKLDEMVREIADWKPVLMDGYAEALDFLAHYLKTKGNVDVRPRALMSSAQTLPETSRKLIEEAFGCKVFDKYGSREFSGIAYECEAHTGHHIVGEGYIVEILRDGEPARPGEVGEVVVTDLNNFCLPFIRYRIGDLAVAMDPDFECPCGRGLPLLGSIEGRVQSIIQGTDRRYVPGTFFAHYLKEFDHAIQRFQVVQEREGAMTFRVVKGGRYSDDALQEILATFREYLGSDMQIDVEFVENIDMVRTGKRLASVSRLAVDFQSGAPRRIDTN